The Maritimibacter sp. DP1N21-5 sequence TCATGCTGTCGGGCGACATGCGAAGGGACGGCGCCAACGCGGAATTCGTGCTGGCCGACGAGCGGGTTGTCGCGCGCAAACCGTACACGCTGGGCTTCACCGAGGCGGCGGCGCTCCCGCTCACTGCGATCACGGCCTACGAGGCGCTCTTCGACCGGTTGAAGATCGCTTGCGCCGACGGAGAAGGTTCGGGGCAAGGCGGTCGGACAGAGCAGGAAACCATACTTCTGATCGGTGCGGCGGGCGGCGTCGGATCCATGGCGGTGCAGCTTCTGCGAGCCAAGACCGGGCTCCGCATCATCGCAACGGCCTCCCGCCCGCAATCGCGCAACTGGCTGATGGATCTGGGCGTGGACGCGGTCTTGGACCACACGAAACCGCTCGCCCCGCAAATGGCACAGATCGGTGTGTCTGACGTGCGCTATGCCTTTCCGCTCAACGGGACAGTGGAGCATTGGCCGGACATCGTGGAGTGTCTCGCCCCAGAGGGTGAAGTGGTCGTGGTCGACAATCCGCAGGGGATCGACGCGGCGGCCCTGCGGCTCAAGGCGGGCGCGCTGCACTTCGAGATGATGTGGACCAAGGTCTTTCAGGGCGGTGATCGCCAGTCGGCAATCGGAGCGCTTCTGGGGGAGGTGGCCGATCTGGTCGACGCAGGCAAACTGCGCTCGGCAGCCTCGCAAGATTTCGGCTCGATCACGGCCGCGAACCTGCGCCGTGCTCATCAGGCGGTCGAGACCGGCAAGACCATCGGGAAGATCACCCTGACGGGCTTCGGGACCTGAGACGGCTTCGCGGCACCTTGCTCGCACCTACCGAACAGGGCGCCCGGTCGGGCGCCCTGTCGCGTTCTGGCCTAGAACGTGTTGTCCAACCCCGCCGCAACCCATTGGTATCCGTCGCCAAAGCGGTCGAGGTGCCCGACACCGGGAAAGGGGAAGTGGTAGGCGAGGAACGCCATGCGCTCGGCCTCGAGCATTTCGAACAGCTTCGTCCGTGACTGCACCATCTGGTCCGGATCGGTGTCGAAGCCGAACTTGATGCCAGGGTAACGGGTGAAGAGGACATGGTGATGCGCCAGGTCGCCCGCGAGCAGGAGCGACTTGTCCCCGGACGTCAGGCGAAAACAGCTGTGACCCGGGGTATGGCCGAAGGCTGCGATCGCATGGACGCCCGGCAGAACCTCGTCGCCGTCTCGGAAGATGGTGATCCGGTCCGCAACCGCCTCGAGCTCTGTACGACAGGTTGGCATGAAGGGCCCGAGGAGCGGATGGCTATCATTCTGGGGATCGGTGAAAAAGCCGTGTTCGGCCTCGTGCAGATGGACCTGCGCGTTCGGAAAATTGGCGGTGCCGTCTTCGCTGGAGAGCCCCCAGACGTGGTCCGGATGGGCATGGGTCAGAACCACGTCCGTCACGCTCGCCCCGTCGATCCCGAGTTGCGCAAGATTTGACATGAGCTTGCCTGGATCGTCACCGAACGCTGGCGCGCCGCCCGTCCCGGTGTCGAACAGGGCAAGCCGGTCGCCGGACCTGATCAGAAGCACGTTCTGGTCGAGTGTCATGTTCTGGTCGTCGAGGTGGTTGTTGCGCAGCGTCTCGCGGATGACGTCCTCGGGCTGTCCCTGAAGAACCTTGGTCGGGTCGCCCTGTGCCAGTGGCCCATCGGACAGCACAAGGGCGTCGATGTCGCCCATGCGAAACCCGTGCCAGCCGGGGTTGCCCGCAGGCAGCGTGGCCGAGGGTGCCGTTTGCGCGCGGGCCGTGGTCGCGCCCGTGGCCGTCGCCGCCGCTGCTATCGTCGCCAGTCCTTTCAGCATCTGCCGTCGTCCTATCTCGGTATTCATCGTTCTCTCCCTAAAATGTACGTACAATACGTTATCATGTGATACAGGCGCCATTTGTGCTCGGCAATAATGGATATAATCGGAAAGCGAAGAATCTCTCTTGCAAAAATGTACGTACATTTAGTAGAACCGAGTCGATGGAGGAACACATGCAAGACACGTCATACGAGGACATCATTTATGAAGAGCGGGACCGGGTTGCGCACATTACCTTCAACCGGCCGGACCGGATGAATGCCTTTCGCGGCCACACCTATGGGGAGGTGGCCGACGCGGTGCTGCGTGCGGGCTGGAACCGGGACGTGGGCGCGATTGTCCTCTCCGGTGCCGGCGGTCGCGCGTTCGGGGTTGGCGGCGACAAGGATGAAAAGAAGTCGGATCGGGTCGGTCGGGGGCGCGGCATGTTGGGCCCTGCCGTGGAAGAACTCCAGTCCGCCATCCGTGACGTGCCGAAGCCTGTCATCGCAAAGGTTCGCGGCTATGCCATCGGCAGCGGAAATGTCCTCGTAACCCTTTGTGATCTTTGCATTGCTGCCGACACCGCCCGCTTTGGTCAGGCGGGGCCCAAGATGGGATCGGTCGATCCCGGTTGGGGAACCGCGTTACTCGCACGCACCGTCGGCGAGAAGAAGGCGCGCGAGATCTGGTACCTGTGCCGCCAGTACAGCGCGGCGGAGGCACTTGCGATGGGCCTGATCAATTGCGTCGTGCCCGAGGCCGAGCTGGACGCAGAGGTGGATCGGTGGTGTGCCGAAATCATCGCGAAAAGTCCCACCGCCCTTGCCATCGCGAAACGGTCTTTCAACGCGGATTCCGAGAACATCCGCGGGATATCCAACCTCGCGTTTCAGGCGTTGGCCCTCTACTTCGGTACGCCGGAGTCGATCGAAGGCGGTGCGTCGCTTCGGGAAAAGCGGCCCGCGGACTTTTATGGCGCGCGCGACCATCAGCGCAAACCTACATGATTTGTCAGGACAATTCCGATGTGCGTCATGAACAAGAATAGGACGGACAAATCATGACCGTTTGCAACCTGCTCGCCGGTGTTCGGGTCGTGGAAGTTGGCACCCGGATGGCCGTGGCAGCCTGTGGCAACGTGCTCGCGATGCTGGGTGCGGAAGTCGTACGGCTGGCCGATGGCGGAGGCGATTCCCGACGGTCCGAGGTACTCGCTACAGGCAAGCGGCGCGTGGCGATGTCGTCCGCGAGACTGGATGAGGGTGTGCAGGCGCTTCTGAGCGAGGCCGACATCCTGCTTACATCGTCCGACGTCGATGCCGTCATTGCCGGTCGCGCGCAGGGGCAGATACGGTGCGACCTGACCGCTTTTGGCACCTCGGGGCCGTTCGCCGGGCGGCCTTTGCCCGATGAACTGGTGCAAGGCTGGGCAGGGGTGGCCGATACGACCGGCGACCGGCAGGGGCCGCCCGAGATCACCGGGGCGCCCTTCGTGTCGATGGAGGCGGGAGTCTACGCCGCGGCGGCCGTTCTGGCTGCGCTCTTTGAGCGAGATGCCAGTGGGGAGGGGCAGGAGGTCGAGATCGCGCTCTACGATGTAGGGGTGAACGCGCTTCTGACCTTCGTGCCGCTCGTGACTGCGGGCCTTCCCGCCACCCGAAACGGCAACCGGCATCCGACGATGACGCCGTGGAACAGCTATCGCGCATCGGATGGCCGCTGGGTGCTGATCTGTGCGCCGACCGACGCGATGTGGGCAAAGCTCTGCGCGCTGATGGATCGCCCGGCATTGGCCGAGGATCCCCGGTTCGATACCACCACCGCGCGGCTCGCCAATGTGGCCGACATCGACGCCGTGATCGGCGCATGGGTCGGCGGTCTGCCTGCGGACCGCGTCGTGGAGATCGTGAACGGGGCGGGGCTGCCTGCCAGCCCGATCCTGACCATCGGCGATCTCGAGTCCGAACCGAACGTCGTTCACCGGGGACTGTGTCGCCGCGATCCCGCCAGTGGCCTTGTGGCGCCCGGAAATGTTTTTCGCGCGACGCAATGGCAGGATCGCGCGGCCCGCCAGCGCAAATCCGCGGCCGTCTCCCCGGCCTCGGACAATCAGGGTCCGCTCTCTGGCTTGCGCATCGTCGAGATCGGCATGAACACGGTGGCGCCGCTGGCAGGGCGTCAACTGGGTGCGCTCGGCGCAGACGTGATCAAGATCGAGCCGCCAACGGGCGACACGAACAGGCACAATGCGCCCCTGAATGCGGCGGGCGCGAGCTATGTCTTCATGCTCTCCAACACCGACAAGCGCGGATTGGTTCTCGACCTCAAGACACCCGCGGACCGGGAGGTTCTTTTCGATCTTCTGTCCACCGCCGACGCCCTGATCGAAAACCTCAAGCCCGGCGCGCTGGAAAAGCTGGGACTGGGTGCCGAGGCCGTGAGGGAGCGGTTTCCCCATCTTGTCTACTGCAGCGTCAACGGATTTGGTTTCGACACGGTCTATCCGGGGCGCCCCGCGCTCGACACCGTCATCCAGGCCATGTCCGGCGCGCTTGACGTGACACGCGTCGCCGGGATGCCGACGAAGGCGGGGATTTCGATTTCCGACCAATTGGGCGGGCAGTTCGGGCTGGTCGCGCTGATCGCGGGGATGCGTCACGCACGCAATACGGGCCTGGGCTTACGCTTTGACCTCGCGATGCAGGACGCAACGGTCTGGGCGACCTGTCTTGCGTGGAACGCGCCGGACCGGCCCGCCCCCTTTCGGATCGCACAAACGACGACGGGCTTCGTCATCCTGCCCACGGACTGCACCATGGATATTTCGGGACACACGCGAGAGGCGGCGCTGAACCTGCTCGCAACAGCGGGCATTCCGGCGGCGCCAGTTCTGAGCGTGTCAGAGGTGCTGGAGCATCCGCAGACAAGGGCGCGGGAATTGATCCTGAGTGCCCCGACCCCGGACGGCGCCGTGTTCGACGTGCTGGGCACCCCCATGCGGCTGTCGCGGACGCCGGCGCGCACGGGCGGGACCATGGCCGCACTCGGCCATCCTGACCCCGCGCTGCGTCGAGAACTGGCGGCGCTCGCGCGGTCCCGGAATACGCGGCAAGTGCCTTCAACGGTGGAGGGACTGTCGTGACGCGGCCCGAACGACTGTCGTCCCTTGCCGGAAGCGTCGCGATCACGGGCGTCGGCGAAACCGACTACGCCGCCGACCATGCGGCGCTGAAACGGGGGCATGTCCGCACGGACGCCTACGGGTTTGCATCCATCGCCTTTCGCCGGGCGCTGGCAGATGCGGGCCTGCGGCGCGAGGACATCGACGGCCTCGTGGTCGGTCAGGCGACCGCGACCGAACGCACGGCCGAGGTGCTTGGGCTCGACCTGCGCTGGTCGGCGCAGGCGGATGCGGTCAACGCCGTCATACAGGGTGCCATGGCCATTCACGCGGGCCTCGCCGACTGTGTCGCGCTCGTCTACGGCAACGATCAGCGCAGTGCCGGCACCCAGTACGGAGGGCCGCGTGCCATGGGGGGTGACCGGTTTCTGGCCTATGTCTACTACGCCCCTTGGGGCCTGACGTCGCAAGGCGCCCTCTACGCGATGATGGCCAACCGCTACATGTCGGAGCACGACCTCATGCCAGAGGATCTGGGCCGGGTCGCGGTCGCGCAACGCGATTTCGCCCGGATGAACCCGCAGGCCATCATGCGGGACAGGCTGACGCTCGAGGCCTATATGGCGGCCCGGTACATCTGCGAGCCACTGCGGCTGTTTGACTATTGCCTCATCAACGACGGCGGCGTGGCGCTGATCATGATGTCGGCCGAACGGGCACGTGGAAATCCGCGCGCGGTGCATCTGGCGGCGCTGGCGCGGGCGGATCTGAACGCAGGGGCAACGAGCCTGCGCCCCCGGCTTCTGGACTATTATCACAGCGCCCATCGCAAGGTCGCCTCGGACATCTACGAGGTCGCGGGTCTGGGCCCCGACGAGGTGGATTGCGTACAGGTTTACGACAGCTTCACGGCGCATGTTCCCTTCGCCCTCGAAGGTTTCGGATACTGCCCGCCGGGCGAGGTGGCCGGACTGATCCGCAGCGGGGCGCTGGGTCCCGGTGGCCGGCTGCCTCTCAACACCTCCGGCGGGATGCTGTCGGAAAGCTACATGCAGGGTTGGAACCATCAGGTCGAGGCCGTGCGCCAGTTGCGGGGCGAGGCGGGCGATCGGCAGATCGCGCGACGCCGTCACGTGCACTACATGTCCGACGTTGCCGGCAAAGTCGCGAGCATCATGTACCGGGGGTCTTTCGCATGAGCGGTCAACGCCCCCTGCCGATGCGCGGCCTGTACGATGACGAATTCTGGGACCACGTCGCGCGCGGGGAATACCGGATGCAGCGCTGCGAAGACTGCGGGTTCATCCGCTATCCGCCCGCCCCCTGTTGCCCCGAGTGTCTGTCAGAGGCGGCCCATTGGGACGTGCTGTCCGGCACGGGCCGGATCGTGTCGTGGACCCGGTTCCATCGCCAGTACTTTGACGACCTGCCGGCCCCCTACGTGGTGGTCAGCGTCGCAACGACCGAGGGGCCGATGGTGATCGGCAATCTCGTCGGCGCTGCTGGCTTGGAGCCGATGATCGGGGCCGCCGTCGAGCTGCAGTTCGAGACGATCGCCACGCCAGAGGGCGAACTCCGGTTGCCGCAGTGGACCATGACAAAACGCATTCCAGACAAGACACACCTTCAGGAGGACAAGACAGAATGACGACGACGATCGAAGAGGCACGGCCGGTGGCACGTGGCCGGAATTTCGATGTGACGGGCCGGGTGGTGATCATCACCGGCGCGGGACAGGGCATCGGGCGCGAATACGCCCGCCAGTTCGCCGCCGCGGGCGCGATCCCGGTGATCGCCGAGATCAACCTCGACGCGGCAGAGCGTGTGGTTGCCGAGATCGAGGCAGAAGGTGGGCGGGCGATGTCCGCACGCACCGATGTGTCGGACCCTGCGTCCGTCGATGCGCTCGTCGCATCGGTCATGGAGGCGCATGGCCGCATCGACGGCCTCGTGAACAACGCTGGCATCTTCTCGACCCTCAAGATGCGCGACTTCACGTCGATCCCCCTCGAGGAATGGGATCTGGTGCTCAGGGTGAATATCACGGGATGCTTCCTGATGGCGCGGGCCGTGGCGCCGATCATGAAGTCACAAGGGTGGGGGCGGATCATCAACATCACCTCCGGGTCAGTGCCTCTCGGGGTGAAGAACTACATGCACTACGTCACGTCCAAATCGGCCCTGATCGGGATGACCAACTCTATGGCGCGCGAGCTGGGCAGTCATGGGATCACGGTCAATGCCGTGCAACCCGGCGGCACGTTCACCGAAGTGCCGCGCGAAACCGTGACTGAGGCTGGCAAAGCCTGGTTGCGCGACACTCAGTGCATCCCGCGTGAAGAGGTTCCCATGGATCTCGTGGGACTCGTGATGTTTCTGAACACCGAAGCGGCAGGCTTCATCACGGGCCAGACCATCGCATGCGACGGCGGCTTGACCCATTGGTGATGGCAACCTCGCCCGGGTGGCCAAAGCCTCCCGGGCGGAAGTGACGTCTTCAATGAGCATCGTTGAACTATTGGATACGAGTTGCCGTCTTAAGTAGCGTCACGAGCCCAGCGCTTTGCTTGGTTTAACCCTGATTTCGGGTGAGCAGGCGGAACAATCTGGATGTGCGGTAGTCGCCATTCGTGCGCTCCGGGCTCCGAGGACAATAATCATGTGGCCTTTATCCTCCAATTCTCACTTTGCGAAAACTCAGGTTCTGCGGCACGAGAGGCTGGATGATCGACCACTCGAGGTCCGTCAGGTCAAAGCGTCGGCGCATCGTGGTCCCCCCTGTGGCAGGGGCAGTGAATCATGCTCCGAGTTTGGAGGGAATCCTCGTTATGGGTCCACGCTCTAGTTCGAACTTCTGCAAAAGCCCCGTCAGGCCATCGATCGTTTCTCGCACGTCCAAATCACTTTCTTCACATTCGCAATCAATGGTTCAGGCTTCGCCCGCTGGGTGGGCGGAGCTGCACCGCCGCAACAACTCATCGCAGACAATCTCCATGCTCGGGCGGAGGGCGTCCAGACTTGGCTTGGTCAAGCGCTGTCCGGTGATGGTAATCGGTGTGTTGTTCAGTAGTCGCCCGACGACCT is a genomic window containing:
- a CDS encoding enoyl-CoA hydratase-related protein; translation: MLGNNGYNRKAKNLSCKNVRTFSRTESMEEHMQDTSYEDIIYEERDRVAHITFNRPDRMNAFRGHTYGEVADAVLRAGWNRDVGAIVLSGAGGRAFGVGGDKDEKKSDRVGRGRGMLGPAVEELQSAIRDVPKPVIAKVRGYAIGSGNVLVTLCDLCIAADTARFGQAGPKMGSVDPGWGTALLARTVGEKKAREIWYLCRQYSAAEALAMGLINCVVPEAELDAEVDRWCAEIIAKSPTALAIAKRSFNADSENIRGISNLAFQALALYFGTPESIEGGASLREKRPADFYGARDHQRKPT
- a CDS encoding Zn-ribbon domain-containing OB-fold protein translates to MSGQRPLPMRGLYDDEFWDHVARGEYRMQRCEDCGFIRYPPAPCCPECLSEAAHWDVLSGTGRIVSWTRFHRQYFDDLPAPYVVVSVATTEGPMVIGNLVGAAGLEPMIGAAVELQFETIATPEGELRLPQWTMTKRIPDKTHLQEDKTE
- a CDS encoding CaiB/BaiF CoA-transferase family protein is translated as MTVCNLLAGVRVVEVGTRMAVAACGNVLAMLGAEVVRLADGGGDSRRSEVLATGKRRVAMSSARLDEGVQALLSEADILLTSSDVDAVIAGRAQGQIRCDLTAFGTSGPFAGRPLPDELVQGWAGVADTTGDRQGPPEITGAPFVSMEAGVYAAAAVLAALFERDASGEGQEVEIALYDVGVNALLTFVPLVTAGLPATRNGNRHPTMTPWNSYRASDGRWVLICAPTDAMWAKLCALMDRPALAEDPRFDTTTARLANVADIDAVIGAWVGGLPADRVVEIVNGAGLPASPILTIGDLESEPNVVHRGLCRRDPASGLVAPGNVFRATQWQDRAARQRKSAAVSPASDNQGPLSGLRIVEIGMNTVAPLAGRQLGALGADVIKIEPPTGDTNRHNAPLNAAGASYVFMLSNTDKRGLVLDLKTPADREVLFDLLSTADALIENLKPGALEKLGLGAEAVRERFPHLVYCSVNGFGFDTVYPGRPALDTVIQAMSGALDVTRVAGMPTKAGISISDQLGGQFGLVALIAGMRHARNTGLGLRFDLAMQDATVWATCLAWNAPDRPAPFRIAQTTTGFVILPTDCTMDISGHTREAALNLLATAGIPAAPVLSVSEVLEHPQTRARELILSAPTPDGAVFDVLGTPMRLSRTPARTGGTMAALGHPDPALRRELAALARSRNTRQVPSTVEGLS
- a CDS encoding zinc-binding alcohol dehydrogenase family protein — its product is MKAVGYLTSRPATDPQSLFDFEAQTPRAEGRDLLIRVEAISVNPLDAVQRMRRERAEGPPIILGWDAAGTVVARGPDAHLFDVGAAVMLSGDMRRDGANAEFVLADERVVARKPYTLGFTEAAALPLTAITAYEALFDRLKIACADGEGSGQGGRTEQETILLIGAAGGVGSMAVQLLRAKTGLRIIATASRPQSRNWLMDLGVDAVLDHTKPLAPQMAQIGVSDVRYAFPLNGTVEHWPDIVECLAPEGEVVVVDNPQGIDAAALRLKAGALHFEMMWTKVFQGGDRQSAIGALLGEVADLVDAGKLRSAASQDFGSITAANLRRAHQAVETGKTIGKITLTGFGT
- a CDS encoding thiolase family protein, with translation MTRPERLSSLAGSVAITGVGETDYAADHAALKRGHVRTDAYGFASIAFRRALADAGLRREDIDGLVVGQATATERTAEVLGLDLRWSAQADAVNAVIQGAMAIHAGLADCVALVYGNDQRSAGTQYGGPRAMGGDRFLAYVYYAPWGLTSQGALYAMMANRYMSEHDLMPEDLGRVAVAQRDFARMNPQAIMRDRLTLEAYMAARYICEPLRLFDYCLINDGGVALIMMSAERARGNPRAVHLAALARADLNAGATSLRPRLLDYYHSAHRKVASDIYEVAGLGPDEVDCVQVYDSFTAHVPFALEGFGYCPPGEVAGLIRSGALGPGGRLPLNTSGGMLSESYMQGWNHQVEAVRQLRGEAGDRQIARRRHVHYMSDVAGKVASIMYRGSFA
- a CDS encoding MBL fold metallo-hydrolase, which produces MNTEIGRRQMLKGLATIAAAATATGATTARAQTAPSATLPAGNPGWHGFRMGDIDALVLSDGPLAQGDPTKVLQGQPEDVIRETLRNNHLDDQNMTLDQNVLLIRSGDRLALFDTGTGGAPAFGDDPGKLMSNLAQLGIDGASVTDVVLTHAHPDHVWGLSSEDGTANFPNAQVHLHEAEHGFFTDPQNDSHPLLGPFMPTCRTELEAVADRITIFRDGDEVLPGVHAIAAFGHTPGHSCFRLTSGDKSLLLAGDLAHHHVLFTRYPGIKFGFDTDPDQMVQSRTKLFEMLEAERMAFLAYHFPFPGVGHLDRFGDGYQWVAAGLDNTF
- a CDS encoding SDR family NAD(P)-dependent oxidoreductase, which produces MTTTIEEARPVARGRNFDVTGRVVIITGAGQGIGREYARQFAAAGAIPVIAEINLDAAERVVAEIEAEGGRAMSARTDVSDPASVDALVASVMEAHGRIDGLVNNAGIFSTLKMRDFTSIPLEEWDLVLRVNITGCFLMARAVAPIMKSQGWGRIINITSGSVPLGVKNYMHYVTSKSALIGMTNSMARELGSHGITVNAVQPGGTFTEVPRETVTEAGKAWLRDTQCIPREEVPMDLVGLVMFLNTEAAGFITGQTIACDGGLTHW